In Lacinutrix sp. Bg11-31, the DNA window TTACTATAACGTTTTAGTTAGTAAAATTGTTTAAAAAAGGTTAAAAAAGTGATTAATTATGAACAATTAAATTGTTAAAAAATCACTTTTCGAAATGAATTTGGGTTGTTTAAATAGGGCTGAATTAATTAATAATAGGTAAATTAATTTAAGCTTAAAAAAATATACTTTAATAGAATGAGATAAAGAATTAATCTTTCTTTATAAATTCGAATCCAGAAGGAAGCGGATTGTCTTTTTCTTCGGAAATTGGTTTTTTTTCAGGTTCTTCTTCTGGAGTTTCTTTTTCTTTTTTATTAAAGATTTTTCGAAGCAATTCACCAAAAGTATCAAAATCTACAGAGTATGCTAAACCAAGTCCTTGTGTATAACCTATTTCTTCTCCAAAATTTCTAATACTATTTTCTCTATTAAATACCGTTGCAGTTAGTGTACCTTCTTCATTTAATAAGAAATCTACTTGTACGTCTCCTGCGATTACAGAGTCTCCTGCGCCTCCAACTGGAACACCTACTTTACCATTAATAAGAACACGATCCGTAATTTTTGTTTGTAACGTGAAGCCTACGCGATCGTCTGTATTGTAATCTGGACGATTTTGTCCAGCTTCGTAATTTAAACCTATTTTAATTTTATTATCTGCATCTGTAAATATCCCGTTAATAAGACCATTAATACGCTCTGCAATAGTTCCTGTAAAATTTACATCTTGTAATTGCCTGTTAAAACCGCCTGTCATTAATAAATATAATGCTTGGTTTTCTGTATCATCTTTGGAGTCTAACCTGTAATTTAACTCAGATTTAATTGTTGAACTGGCATTAGGAAACTCGAATCTAAATTCAGGATCTGGTCTTTCTAACTTACCTGATAGGTTAATTTCTAATTCTACAGGAATGGTTCTATTTATTGGGTTGTCTAATAATGGAGAAGGATTCGTTCTTGTTTTATAGATTGCTTGAATTTTAATTTCGGCATCTAAAGGTTTTCCATTCCATGCTATTGTACTTTCGTAAGGTTTTACACTAAATTCTTTTTGTACAATACCACCATATAAAAAATTATAAACACCTTCGTACACTACAAAATCGCCATACATTTCGAATTTATCATTTGTATTAATATTAAATAATAAACTTCCATTTCCGCGACCACGAATAGTACTTCCGGATTCTTTATCCATTACAATTTCTATAAGCGCATCTTGTGTTACATCTAAATCGAAAAAGAGTTCTAAACCAGAAATGTTTTTGGTTTCTATTATTTTACCTTCAGATTTAGCTAGTTTTTCTTCAGGAGTTAAAAAATGAATAAAAGAGTTGTCGCCAAAAGATTCTACATCACTTAAAGGAATATAGAACTCTGTTCCCTCTTTAGTTTCAGCTTCCGCAGTAATTCTTAATGCTTCGGTTGGACCAAAAATATTTGCACTACCTGCAATAAATCCAGTTCCATAATACAAGGCCTCTTCTGTCTCTTTAGTATCTAATACTAAAAGTCTATCTGTTTCTAGAGCTAAATTTAAGCGCCATTTTGCAAAGTTAATATGGCTTATAGTACCATCTAATAGTCCTTTGGTATTATATTTAACGTCTGTTATTTTAATATTATTAAAATTAAAATTTTGGTTATCTAATGTTACTGATGAGTTGTTTTCGAAATCGAAATCTACATTTAGATAAGGTACTTTTAAACCTCCATTATCAATACGCAATGCGCCATTAAAGTTAGGTTGTTTTAAATTTCCAACAACTGCAATTTTACCAGTAACATCTCCTCTAACCCTACTTAATGCGGGCTCTAATAAAGGTGATAATATATTTATATTGAAATCGTTAAAAAGCAAATCTATAGCTATTGATGCGTTTTTAGAAGATAGGTCGATATCTCCAATAGCTTCAAAAGATTTTTTTGTATCGTCTTTAATATTAGCTCTTACAGTATAATTAGTAAGCGATTGATTGCCTTTTATGTTCGCATCGAAAGATCCAAAATAAGTATTGTTAATCTCTAAATCGTCTATTGTAATTGTAGAATTAGGAAGGTAGCTTCCGTTTTTTTGAAGTAAATCTAACTTACCATTTACATTACCTGCTAAAGACAAACTGTCTATTCTAGGCGTAATTTTAGCTAGATCTACATCTTTAAAATTAAGTTTTAAATCTTTGTATGTAGAATCTCTTACAACTCCAGCAAGCCTTATTTCTTCGTTGTTATGGCTTAAAACAAGTTTTTCTATGTTGAAATCTTTAAAACCATTAGCTATCTCAACTTTATTGTACTTATCTGATGCTTCATTAAGTTTCCAAAGGTTGTCTTTAAAGGTAACTTCGCTTGTTTTAAAACCTACAACAGAGTTGTTTTTTTCGTTAATAGTATGATAGAAACTAAGGTTGTATTCGTCTGTATTAGTATTTCCGCCTTTAAATTCGCTACGCATATAAAGCGTGTCGTTTAAAGTTACGTTAATTAAATTGAATTTAGAAATGTTATAAAAGTTAGTGTTTAGACTATCTATTTCTACATAAGTATTAAAAAGTGGGTTTTTGTTATCTACCTGCACTTCTATTTCACTTGCAAAATACTCAAGCCATTCTATTTTTGGAGACTTAAACGTTAGCTTAAACTCTTTTTCGTCTGTTTCTACACGACCTCTTACATAGGTGTTTTTTCCTAACTTTAAATCTGGATAAAACACTTCAACTATTTTATTATAAATTTTAAAGTTAAAATTTATAAACTGATCTGTATCTATTGCATTTGGTGGCTGGCTTGTATAAATGTCTTTAATAGAGTTTTCGAATAAATTTGGAACATCCTTAAAAAGGAATTCACCACGCATTGTGCCTTCTACTATATCTGGAGAGTTAACGTTAATAATGTGTTCTTTGTCTTCAAAACTTGATGTTACAGCAAAATCTTCAAAATAGTAATCGTCTGTTTCGTTTTTATAATTTGTTTTTTTGAAAGTAATATTACCAACAGCATCATCTAGCGTTGTGCCTTTCACCTTCATTTGCACATTCCCTTTAAAGAGTGACAGAGAATCTCTTGTGTATAGATTTAGTTTCTTTAAATTGGCATATTCAACATTTGCAGAAAAATCGAATGTATTAACATCTGTAGATAAATCTGCCAATCCATTAAATTCTACTTTAAGGTTTTGGTCGTTTGCAACAAGCTTTCCATTAAAGACACTTTGCTCGTATTCTCCATTTACCACTATGTTTTGGTAGTTGTATTTATTATAATTTATAGCGTAAACATCTCCTTTAATTCCTGTTCTTAAATTTTCTTTTTTAAAACCAAGTCCATCTACATCGAGATTAGAAGATATCTCTCCCAAATTTGGATCTTCTAGAAATAAACCAATATTAAACTGATCGAAAATAATATTCCCTTTATAAGTCGCATGATCTATATCGT includes these proteins:
- a CDS encoding translocation/assembly module TamB domain-containing protein → MLLFIILVLVFSIPAVQTKVGNYITKRINDDFKTDINIGKVGLQFNGDVELKEILIRDFKQDTLISATELNTSIINFRNLFDGTLNFGDIDMEDLIFNVVTYKGETDTNLDIFVARFDDENPRLEKSTFLLSSSDVSIYNGIFRLIDENKETPKMLEFSKLDINATNLLINGSDVSTRINTLSFLDSRGLVIQNMSTNFKYTLENMVFNDLSIKTKNSTLKGNLTFNYDREDFKDFENKVKVEAHFSDANIALDELNVFYDEFGVNQRARFNTEISGTLNDLKLSNLRLNTSTSTKIYGDIIFKNLLNSEENNFAMNGNFSNLTSNYKDLKRLLPNVLGASIPSIFDKLGDFVIKGTTNITPTKINADLNINTDLGFIKSNLSLTNVDDIDHATYKGNIIFDQFNIGLFLEDPNLGEISSNLDVDGLGFKKENLRTGIKGDVYAINYNKYNYQNIVVNGEYEQSVFNGKLVANDQNLKVEFNGLADLSTDVNTFDFSANVEYANLKKLNLYTRDSLSLFKGNVQMKVKGTTLDDAVGNITFKKTNYKNETDDYYFEDFAVTSSFEDKEHIINVNSPDIVEGTMRGEFLFKDVPNLFENSIKDIYTSQPPNAIDTDQFINFNFKIYNKIVEVFYPDLKLGKNTYVRGRVETDEKEFKLTFKSPKIEWLEYFASEIEVQVDNKNPLFNTYVEIDSLNTNFYNISKFNLINVTLNDTLYMRSEFKGGNTNTDEYNLSFYHTINEKNNSVVGFKTSEVTFKDNLWKLNEASDKYNKVEIANGFKDFNIEKLVLSHNNEEIRLAGVVRDSTYKDLKLNFKDVDLAKITPRIDSLSLAGNVNGKLDLLQKNGSYLPNSTITIDDLEINNTYFGSFDANIKGNQSLTNYTVRANIKDDTKKSFEAIGDIDLSSKNASIAIDLLFNDFNINILSPLLEPALSRVRGDVTGKIAVVGNLKQPNFNGALRIDNGGLKVPYLNVDFDFENNSSVTLDNQNFNFNNIKITDVKYNTKGLLDGTISHINFAKWRLNLALETDRLLVLDTKETEEALYYGTGFIAGSANIFGPTEALRITAEAETKEGTEFYIPLSDVESFGDNSFIHFLTPEEKLAKSEGKIIETKNISGLELFFDLDVTQDALIEIVMDKESGSTIRGRGNGSLLFNINTNDKFEMYGDFVVYEGVYNFLYGGIVQKEFSVKPYESTIAWNGKPLDAEIKIQAIYKTRTNPSPLLDNPINRTIPVELEINLSGKLERPDPEFRFEFPNASSTIKSELNYRLDSKDDTENQALYLLMTGGFNRQLQDVNFTGTIAERINGLINGIFTDADNKIKIGLNYEAGQNRPDYNTDDRVGFTLQTKITDRVLINGKVGVPVGGAGDSVIAGDVQVDFLLNEEGTLTATVFNRENSIRNFGEEIGYTQGLGLAYSVDFDTFGELLRKIFNKKEKETPEEEPEKKPISEEKDNPLPSGFEFIKKD